A region of the Apteryx mantelli isolate bAptMan1 chromosome 34, bAptMan1.hap1, whole genome shotgun sequence genome:
gtgtctggggggggacttgggggggagggggaggacccaggcatccagggggggatgcggggggagggaggggacccaggtgtccgggaagacCCTGTGGGGAGGGGGGTTGTTCCTGGAGCTGGgatccaggcgtccgggggcccccAGTGGGTGCAATGCCccgtgggtggtggtgggggggatggGCGggctcgcccggacgcctgggcccccggacgCAGCGTGAGTGTCCTCGTCCCCCCCCAGAGCACGGCGCTGGATCTGCTGGAGCGGGGCCTGGACGTGCACGTGGTGGTGGACGCCTGCTCGTCCCGCAGGtggggacgcggggggggggatggggacgtggggggacacaCGGCGCTGTGGGGCGCCGTGGGGTGACGTGGGGTGACGCCGAACCGCAGCCAGGTCGACCGGCTGGTGGCCCTGGGCCGCCTGCGCCAGAGCGGCGCCTTCCTGACCACCAGCGAGAGCCTCATCCTGCAGCTGCTGCGCGACGCCGCCCACCCCCGCTTCCGCCAGGTGAGCCCCGCCCCCCGGGAGCCCCGCCCCCCTGGGCCACACCCAACGGGAGCCACACCCACCAAGCCCTGCTTGGCCACGCCCCACACAACACCCCCACCCGACCCAAACGCAGGGTCATGGTTGGCCACGCCCCCAGCCCCACCCACCTGCTAGACCCGCCCACCAGGTTGCCCAGCCCCACCCACTAAGGCACTGCCCTTAGCCCCACCCACCAGGTAGCAGCACTTAGCCCTGCCCACCCAGTAACCTGGCCCCGCCCACCAGAGCACTCAGCCCCGCCCACCACACAGCACCCCCCTTCCCAGCCCCGCCCACCAGGTAACATGGCCCCGCCCACCAGGGAGCTGCCCCAAAGCCCCACCCACTGGGTAGCCCCGCccctccagccctgcccaccACATAGCTACCTGCCAGCCCCGCCCCATTGGCCAGTCTGGCCCCGCCCACCGGGTGTGCTGGCTCCGCCCACCACAATGCCACCTCCTAGCCCCACCCACCAGGCACCCCCCCCCAGTGCCACCCCCAGGGAGTCCTGCTGGGCAGATAGCCCCGCCCCCTCCATGTAGCCCCTCCCCTAGCcccgccctccccctagccctgCCCCCCACGGGTTCGTCAGCGGCTCGttagcagcggggggggggggtctcattGCAGGTCCAGCAGCTCATCAAGGAGCCGGCGCCGGACAGCGGgttgctggggctgctggggggccccggcgtcctgcCGGGGGAGCAGTGAACCGCCACGGTcacgcgtgtgcacacgcgtgtgcaaggCGCCAGGGAGCAATAAACTCCGCCATGGTCACGcgtgtgcacacacgtgtgcaaggCGCCAGGGAGCAATAAACACCGCCGTGGTCAtgcgtgtgcacacgtgtgtgcggGGCACCGCTGGGAGGGCAATAAACTCCACCATGGTCAtgcgtgtgcacacgcgtgtgcaaggCGCCGGACGGCAGGGGGACCATGTCGGCATGGTGGGGGGAGGTCGCATCACGCGTGTGTCGGCGTCGCGTCGGGGTCACATGTGTCGCGTTATGGGGGGCGTCACACGTGTCCGGCTGTGGGGGGGGAGGTCACGCGTGTTGGGATGtgacctgccggggggggggcaaagaTGGGGGgtttccccgggggggggggtgttccacccccatcgccccccccccgctccagTGTtttggccccgcccctcccccgcggcgccccgcccccgcagATCGACAGGCGCCGCGGCCAAtcggcgccgcccccccgccctcGCGGGCACCGGCCCTTTTCTTAATGAAGCCCCGGGCTGTGGAAGGggggggaggccccgccccccgcccgccccccgcccgcccccatTGGCTGCGCTCAGCCAATGAGCGCCGCctcgcgccgccccccccccccgcgaggatcccccccgccccccgggtaATTACCCCGGCGGGTCCGTCCTGCCGCGCCGGgaccgcggcgccgcgccgcccccgccggcaccggcaccggcaccggcaccggcacccgggggcagcggcggcagcggggccgcttcggctcggctcggctcggctcggctcggtaaGCGGGCGCGTGGCTGGGGCTGGTTGCCGTGGCGACGGGGGGGGGATGAGCGTGACAGCGAGTGTGATGGTGATGAGCGTGACaccgagtgtgtgtgtgtgtgtgtgtgtgtgtgtgacaccgCGACACCGCGACACCCCGTGCGCgaatgtgtgtgtgcgcgcggcACCGGGTGTGATGGTGAGTGTGACAGCGGGTGCCTGTGTGACACCGGGTGTGAGACACTGTGCGACACTGTGACaccgagtgtgtgtgtgtgtgacaccgAGTGTGACACTGTGAGAGCGTGACACTGTGTGGCTGCGTGTGACACCCTGTGTGCGACTGCGTGTGTGCGCGACTGTGCGTGTGGCACCGAGCGTGTGACGATGAGTGTGTGTGACACCGTGACGGTGTGCATGACACCGTGTGAATGCGCGTGACACCGTGACACCCTGTGTgcgaatgtgtgtgtgtgtgtgcggctCCGAGCGTGTGCCACACTGAGCGTGACACCGTGACAGTGTGTGTGTGACACCGAGTGTGACACAGGAGTGTGACAGCATGTGACACCGAGTGTGTGGTGATGAATGTGACATGGGAGTGTGACTGTTTGTGTGACAGCGAGTGTGACACCATGATGCTGTGTGTGTGACATTGAGTGTGACAGTGTGTGACAGCatgtgactgtgtgtgtgtgacactGTATGTGACACCATGACACCCTGTGTGTGACTGTGTGCGTGTGCACGACTGTGTGTGGCACCAAGTGTGACACCGTGACACCGAGTGTGTGCCACCGTGGCAGTGTGTATGACACTGTGACTGTATGTGACACCGTGACACTAAGTGTGTgcgactgtgtgtgtgtgcggcaCCGAGTGTGACACCATGACAGCGTGTGTGTGACACCAAGTGTGTGACGATGAGTGTGACATGGGACTGACTGTGACAGCGTGTGTGTGATACTGTGTGTGTCTGGGTGACAGTGAGTGTGACACGGGAGTGTGTGACTGTGTGACAGCGTGTGACACCGTGCAGCTGTGTGTGACGTGACAGCGTGTGACtgtgtgtgactgtgtgtgtgtaatgTGTGGCAGCGAGTGCGACAGCAAGTGACACCGTGACAGCGAGTGTGACAGCGTGTGCGACACGGTGTGCGACGCGGGGGTGTGCAGCGGGGTCCAGGTGTGACACGGACGGTGATGCTGTGCGCGCGCGGCCCTGTGTGTGCGGCCGTGTGATGGGGCAGCGGGTGACACCAGTGGCGGGTGACGTGTGTCCCGCTGCGTGTCACCACGCGTGTGCGCCTGGTGCTGTGTGTGCGACGCGTGTGCGACGCGTGTGCAGGCTGCAGCCGTGTGCGTGTCCGTGCTCCGTCACATCCGTGTGCACGCGTGTTCGCCGGGAGCGTGGGGGAGCGTGTCTGCGAGCACACGCGTGTGCTGGGCGCGGCCGGGTGCTGCCGCTTGTGCACGCGTGTGTCCGCGATCTGGGGCTCACGCGTGTGTCAGGCGTGTGCGTGTGCCCCACGCGTGTGCTTGGCGTGTGCCCGGTGCGTGTGGCAGCGTGTGCGGGGGGTCCCGGCGCTGGGGGCACCGTTGGGAACcaccgggggagggagggaaggagggaggggaacaGGCGGACGAGGAGGGAGAGAcgcagggatgcagggatggagAGTGGAGGGATGGGTGGgggatgcagggatggagggacgatggagggagggatggagcgGATGaacagatggagggatggagcgaaggagggatggggatggagggagcgaaggagggatgcagggatggAGAGTGGAGGGATGGGTGGgggatgcagggatggagggatggggatggaggacATGAACAGATGGAGGGACAGGACAGAGGGATGGAGCGAaggagggatgcagggatggagggatgatGGAGGGAGGGATGAAGCGGATGaacagatggagggatggagcgaaggagggatggggatggagggagggatgaaGGGGATGGAGCGAaggagggatgcagggatggagggacgatggagggagggatggagcagATGGACAGACGGAGGacggggatggagggatggagcgAAGGAGGGATGGGGACGGAGGGGTGAGGatgaggagggatggggatggaggaggCAGGTTCGGAGGGACGCtgatggagggatggggatggagggatgggggatGGAGGCAGGACGATGGGATGGAGGGATGAGGATGCATggagagatggagggatggatggaaggatgaATGGGGGGATGGATGGGGATGGGTGAAGGATGGAGGATGAAGGGGGGATGAAGGATGCATggagagatggagggatggatggaaggatgaatggagggatggatgggaTGGATGAAGGATGGAGGATGAGGGGGGATGGGGTGACGGGGGGTGACGGGGGGGGGACGGAGGGCGGCGAGCGGGGGAGGGGCCGGCGGTTGCCGGGGCGCcgttgccatggcgacggcaCAGGCTGCCTGGCTGCTCCGGCGGGATgagcggggagcgggggaggggccggacgcctgggcccccccccccccggggggcgaCCCGCCGGGAGCGGGGCATTGTGGGTAACCCGGGCCTGGGCCGGGGCGCAGCAAAGCACTCTGGGTAACTGCTGCCCTGCGGGGCGCAAGGCATTGTGGGTAGTGCCcgggtcccctcccccccccccgtttggGGACGTTTTGCCCCGTTTCGGGGCCCAGGAGGGACGTTGGCTGTGCGAAGCGGCGCGGGAGGGCTCCCGGCGcgcacacgcctgcacacgcctgcacacgccCGAGCGCATGCTTACACACGCTTGCACACACACGCTTGCACATGCTTGCACACGCTTGCACACACACGCTTGCACGCACATGCTTGCACACGCTTGCACAtgtttgcacacacacacgcttgcACACGCGTGCACGtttgcgcacacacacacctgcacacacttGCACAtgtttgcacacacacacgcctgcACACGCCCTGAGCGCACGcctgcacacgcctgcacacgccTGAGCGCACGCCTGCACACGCCCAAGTGCATGCTTACACACGCTTGCACACACATGCTTGCACACGCTTGCACACACATGCTTGCACACGCGTGCACAtg
Encoded here:
- the ISOC2 gene encoding isochorismatase domain-containing protein 2; its protein translation is MVVPAVEAELRARPGLASVLLCGIETQACILSTALDLLERGLDVHVVVDACSSRSQVDRLVALGRLRQSGAFLTTSESLILQLLRDAAHPRFRQVQQLIKEPAPDSGLLGLLGGPGVLPGEQ